The Harpia harpyja isolate bHarHar1 chromosome 10, bHarHar1 primary haplotype, whole genome shotgun sequence genome includes a region encoding these proteins:
- the COMTD1 gene encoding catechol O-methyltransferase domain-containing protein 1, producing the protein MPLFSVPKEVAVGTAMLGVAFATGMLAGKRYPSLVFGTPKSSKSIIGKSGPLWQYILDHSLREHPILKKLRLLTADHPWSKMMVSCDQAQLMANLVKLIKAKKVLEIGVFTGYNTLNMALVLPDNGRVIACDINEDYVKIGKPLWKEAGVEHKIDLRIKPAIQTLDELLASGEAETFDFAFIDADKESCNEYYEKCLRLIKKGGIIAIDNVLWSGRVLKPRKDDLATQSIHHLNEKLLRDARVNISMLPMGDGVTLAFKL; encoded by the exons ATGCCCCTTTTCAGCGTGCCCAAAGAAGTGGCCGTCGGGACGGCGATGCTGGGGGTCGCCTTTGCCACCGGGATGCTCGCAG gtaaaAGATACCCTTCTTTAGTTTTTGGGACACCGAAATCATCCAAGAGTATTATTGGGAAAAGTGGTCCCCTCTGGCAATACATACTGGATCACTCTTTGCGGGAACATCCAATTCTAAAGAAGCTGCGACTG cTCACTGCTGATCATCCCTGGAGTAAAATGATGGTGTCCTGTGACCAGGCTCAGCTTATGGCAAATTTGGTCAAACTCATTAAAGCCAAGAAAGTTCTTGAAATAG GTGTTTTCACAGGTTATAATACCTTGAATATGGCACTTGTCCTACCAGATAATGGCAGAGTTATTGCTTGTGATATAAATGAGGACTATGTCAAAATTGGAAAGCCACTGTGGAAAGAG GCAGGAGTAGAGCATAAAATTGACCTGCGGATTAAGCCAGCAATTCAAACACTTG ATGAACTGTTGGCCAGCGGAGAAGCAGAAACCTTTGACTTTGCTTTCATTGATGCGGATAAAGAAAGCTGCAATGAGTACTATGAAAAATGTTTGCGCCTCATAAAGAAAGGGGGAATAATAGCTATTGATAAT GTCCTTTGGAGTGGAAGGGTGCTAAAACCAAGAAAGGATGACTTGGCAACCCAGAGCATCCACCACCTCAATGAGAAGCTTCTCAGAGATGCACGAGTCAATATCAGCATGCTCCCAATGGGGGATGGAGTCACATTAGCGTTCAAGTTGTAA